The genomic DNA CGCCGGCGATCACCTCGAGGTGGTCGGCGGCCAGATCCTGGTAGTGCGCAAGCAGTTTCGCGTCGCCGCTGTCGAACGTTGCATCGAGGCGCGCACGCGCCTCGGCATCGCTCTTGGCGCGGACCAGCGCGATGACCTTGCCGTCGACCAGGTCCATGCGCTCCAGCCATTCCAGGGCCAGGTAGCGGCCGAGGAAGCCGGTGGCGCCGGTGAGCAGCACGGTGCGGACCTCGGCGGGGGCCTTGGGCAGGCCTGGCGCAGCGGCCAGGGTTGCGGCATCGAGGAACTTGTCCAGCGTGAGATCGGAGGCACTGACTTCGGCGGCGTGCCTGCCGTGCACCGATGCGTAGGTCGGGCGGTGGGATCCATTGCGCTGCGTTTCGATGTACTCGGCGATGCCGGCCAGATCGGTGGCCGGGCTGACGATCACACCCACTGGCACATCCACGTCGAAGATCTCCCGGAGAAGATTGCCGAAGGTCAACGCCGACAAGGAATCTCCGCCCAGGTCGGTGAAGTGGGCGTCGGGCTCCAGATCTGGTGCCGCGGCACCCAACAGGGCGCCGGCGGCCCGGCTCACGGTCTCCACCACCGGGGCGTCGGCCGCACCACTACGCAGCGCGCGCAACTCGTTGGCCTGCGTCTCGGCCAGGTCGGCGTAAAGCTGCTCCAACCGATCGCCGTAGTGCGCCTTCAGCTTCGGCCAGGCCAGCTTGCGGATGCCGGTCAGCAGGCCGTTCTCCAGGGTGAAAGGTGTTGTCTCCACGAGGAAATCGCGGGGGATCTCGTAGGACTGCAGGTCGGCGTCCCTGGCGACCTCCTGCAGGGATTCGTTGATCGCTTCCTTCGAAACCGTCAGATCGGTGGGCACCACGACGGCCAGCAGGTAGGGCTGCGCGCTGTTGCCGTACACGTAGATCTGTTGCACCAGAGGGCTGTTGCCGAACACCGCCTCGAGCTTGGCCAGCGTGACGAACTCGCCCTGGGCGAGCTTGAGCACGTTGTTGCGCCGGTCGACATAGCGAAGCTGGTTCGGGCCGATCTCCGCGACGACGTCGCCGGTCCGGTAGTAGCCGTCCTCGTCGAACACAGAAGCGGTGACCTCGGGACGCTTGTAGTAGCCGGGGAACAGATTCTCGGTCTTGATCAGCAGCTCTCCACGCGGGTGCGGCTGGTCGGTGCCGAAATACCCGAGATCCGGGACGTCGACGAGCTTGTAGTCGATCACCGGCGGTCGCTGGACCACACCGTCGAACAGTGCCATACCGGCTTCGGTCGATCCGTAACCCTCGAGCAGGTGGATTCCGAGCATGTCCTGGGTCCAGGCCTTGAGGTCGGCCGAGATGGGTGCCGAGCCTGTCATGGCCGCGACGAACCGTCCGCCGAGGACCTCGTCACGCACCTCGGTCAGCACGTCGGCCTCGACCGCGTCCCGGTCCTGGTCTGCCTCGACCAGGCGGTGATCGACCCGGCTCTGGAACTCGCTGTGGATCATTTCCCACACGCGCGGAACGAAATTCAGCTCGGTGGGCCGCACCAGCGCGAGGTCCTCCAGAAGCGTCGACAGGTCGCTGCGGGCCGCGAAGTAGCAGGTGCCGCCGGCGGCCAGCGACGCGTACAGGATGCCGCGGCCCATCACATGGCTCATCGGCATGAAGCTGAGATTGATGGCCGAGCTCACCGGTCCGAGCCAGGCTTTGCTGTTGCGCCGCCAGAATTTGCCGACAGAGCTCTGCAGGTACATGGCGCCCTTGGGGGCGCCGGTGCTGCCCGAGGTGTAGATCAGCAGCGCGAGCGGATCGGTGCCGTCAGCCTTGGGTGCCTCGGGCGAGGGCAGCTCGCTCCCGCGGGCCAGCAGGTCGGCGAGGGTCTCGACGGCGACGCCGGTCCCCGCCAGCCGCTCGGCGGCGGATGCGACGGCATCGCGATGGTCGTCGATCTCTGCGTGGTGGTCGAAGGCCACCACACGGGCCGGGGTGTGGGAGGTGAGCGCCAGCTCGACGGCATCGGCGAGGTGGTCGACACTCGCGGCGATCACGCGCGGCTCGGTCTCGGTCACGATGGGCGCCAGCGCGTCGGGCGAGGAGCTGGTCTGCAGTGGGACCGACACCGCACCGATCTGGCCCAGTGCAGTGTCGATCACGGTGTAGTCGGCGCTGGTGAAACCCAGGATGGCAACCCGGTCGCCGGCTGCGACGCCCGATGCGTGCAAGGCGGCGGCGACGGCGCGGACCTGGTCCCAGAGCTGGCCGTAGCTGATGGTGTCGAACCGGGGGAGCAGGCGGGCAGTGGTCCGACCGGTGGTCGGGTCGGTGACGAATTCTTGTGCGCGTTCACCGAGCGCCGGCCGTTCGGCATAACCCTGCAGGAGGGTCTGGACGATCTCGGGCAACAGGAGGCCGGGGACGTCGACGGCGGCGGTGACGGTGTCGCTCGGTATCGCGGCGGCGAACTGCGGATCGGTAGCGGTCAGATCGGCGATACGGATCGCCAGTTGTTCATCGCGAGTGTCAAACGACATCAAGAACCCTCTTTACAGATAGCAGAAATAATCACCGGCGCAACGTTGCGCTAACGAACTACTACGTTAGTGAAACTAAACTTATTTCCGGAAAACCAGCTTTACGGCTGTCAATGTGCTGTGAGTCTGGTCATTTCTTCGCGTGAACCAGGGAGGTCTGATCCCGAGTCAGCCGATAGCTGGAACAGCAGTCAAGTCGACCTCCGGGTAGGAGCGTTACTGCCACTGAGTTTGGGGTACCCACCGGGATGTCAAAGGAGGCATCATGACCGAATTCGATACCCGCGGCAGCCGGCTACGCATGCCACGCAGCCGCGGAGCAGCCAGCGGGTTTCTGCTGGTGCTGCTGGGAATCTGGGGTGCGCTGATCCCGTTCATCGGGCCGTACTTCGACTTCGCGTTCACGCCGGATCAGAGCTGGTTCTGGACGTCCGCGCGCGGTTGGCTGGAGGTGCTTCCTGGCGCTGTCACGGCGCTGGGCGGTCTGCTACTCCTGGTTTCGGGTAACCGGGCCACGGCTCATTTCGGTGGCTGGCTGGCCGTACTGGGCGGAGCGTGGTTCGTGGTGGGCCGTGCGTTGGCGGGGCCGCTGGGCATCGGCGACGCCGGGATGCCGATAGCCGTGACCGACGCCAAGCGCGTCAGCCTCGAGCTGGCCTACTTCTCGGGGCTGGGCGCATTGATCGTGTTCCTCGGAGCCGTCGCGGTGGGCCGACTGTCGGTCCGCAGCGTGCGCGACGTCGAATACGTGCGACGGCCCGTCGCTTCGGCTGTGTCAACCGAGCCCGAAGCGGTCGCCGACGCTCAGCCGACCGAAGCGGTGGGCGCGCGCAAGCACCGGTCGTGGGGCGGAATGTTCGGCAGGCGTCACACGCACGCGCATTGACGCGTCAGAGGTCGCGCAGGATCAGCTCGAGCACATCGAGCCCCTCGACGAGCAGCTCGTCGCTGATCGTCAGCGGCGGCAGGAAGCGCAGCACGTTGCCATAGGTGCCGCACGAGAGCACGATCACGCCGGCCGCATGGGCGCCGGCGCACAGCGCCTTGGTGAGATCCGGGTCGGGTGTGGTTGTGCCTGCCTTGACCAGTTCGACGGCGATCATCGCGCCCCGGCCGCGCACGTCGCCGATCCGGTCGTCCTCGGCCTGCAGCCGGCCCAGCCGGTCCTTCATCAGCAGTTCGATGTGCTGGGCGCGGGCTACCAGACCGTCGGCCTCGATGGTCTCGATGGTGGCCAGCGCCGCCGCGCACGCGATCGGATTGCCGCCGTAGGTGCCGCCCAGTCCCGACACGTGCGGCGAGTCCATGATCTCGGCGCGTCCGGTCACCCCGGACAGCGGCAGACCGTCGGCGATACCCTTGGCGGTGACGATGAGATCGGGATCGATGCCCTCGTGCTCACACGCGAACATCGCGCCGGTCCGGGCGAACCCCGTCTGCACCTCGTCGGCGATGAACACGACGTTGTTGTCGCGGCACCATCCCAGCAGCGCGGGCAGGAACCCGTCGGCCGGGACGATGAACCCGCCCTCGCCCTGGATCGGTTCGATGATGACCGCGGCGAGGTTGTCCGCGCCGATCTGCTTGTCCATCACGTCGATGGCGCGCTTGGCCGCGAGCGCGCCGTCGGTGGCCAGCTCCTTGCCGAACTCGGCATCGCGGAAGGGGTAGGACAGCGGCGCCCGGTAGATCTCGGGTGCGAACGGGCCGAAACCGTGCTTGTAGGGCATGGACTTTGCGGTCAGCGCCATCGTGAGGTTGGTGCGCCCGTGATAGGCGTGGTCGAAGGCGACAACGGCAGACTTGTGCGTATAGGACCGGGCGATCTTGACCGCGTTCTCCACGGCCTCGGAACCGGAGTTGAACAAGGCCGAACGAGTCTCGCCGCGCACCGGTGTGAGCCGATTGAGGTGCTCGCAGACCGCGACGTACTGCTCGTACGGTGTCACCATGAAGCACGTGTGGGTGAACTCGCCGGCCTGTGCGGCCACGGCCTCGACCACGCGCAGCGACGAGTTGCCGATGGTGGTGACGGCAATGCCCGAGCCCAGGTCGATGAGCCGATTGCCGTCGACGTCCTCGACGATGCCGCCCCCGGCGCGGGCGGCGTACACCGGCATGGTGTTGCCGACACCACGGGCAACCGCGGCCGTTTTCCGGCCGATCAACGCTTGCGATTTCGGGCCCGGGATCGCGGTGGCCAGATGGCGGCTCTGCTCGGGATGGCTCAACACTGCCTCCTGAAAACTGCAACGGCACCGCCGGTTACTGCAAGGGCGGGGTCGGAAAGAACGCGTTTCGAGCCTAGTCGTCTCACCCGCCTGTCGGCGGCGAATGGGGTGGCCCGGGTCGGCGGCGGTATCGTGGCCTCGGTCGCCCTGACATATGACACAACACGAAAGACATAGTCGACATGGATCTCGTCATTTTCCTGCCCCTGCTGATCGTCATGGGCGCGTTTATGTTCTTCGCGTCGCGTCGTCAGAAGAAGGCCATGCAGGCCACCATCGACCTGCACGAATCGCTGCAGATCGGTGATCGCGTGCACACCACCTCGGGCCTGCTGGCCACGATCACCGGTATCACCGACGACAACGTCGACCTGGAGATCGCTCCCGGCGTCGTCACCACCTGGATGAAGCTCGCCGTGCGCGATCGCATCGAGGTGGACACCGACGAGGACACCGATCCTGAAGTATCGGCGGCGGCGACCGAACTGACCGAGAGCACCGGTGTCACCGACACCGACAGTCTCAAGAAAGACTGACCGCAGAGCACCCAGGACAAGCACGTACCCTTTGCGGTGCTGACGAACTGATCTCGAGGAGACCCTAGAAACGTGGCATCGTCTTCGGCGCCGGTGCATCCTGCGCGCTACCTGACACTTTTCCTGGTCCTTCTGATCGGCGTATATCTGCTGGTGTTCCTCACCGGCGACAAGCAGGTCAAGCCAAAACTCGGCATTGACCTGCAGGGCGGTACCCGGGTGACGCTGACAGCGCGCACCCCGGACGGCTCGACGCCGACCAGAGAGGCACTCAACCAGGCCCAACAAATCATCAGTGCCCGCGTCGACGGTCTCGGAGTCTCGGGCTCAGAGGTCGTCATCGACGGCGACAACCTGGTGATCACTGTTCCCGGCAACGACGGCAGCGAGGCCCGCAACCTGGGCCAGACCGCCCGGCTGTACATCCGGCCTGTCGTGCACGCGATGCCCGCCAAGCCGCCGGCCCAGCAGGGACAGCAGCCGGGTGCCGGAGCGCCGGGTGCCCCCGCGGCTCCGGGCGCGCCGGTCGCACCGGGAGCACCCGGTGCGCCGGGTGCTGTGCCCGGCCTGCCCGGTGCGATTCCGGGGCTGGCGCCGGGTGCGCCGGGCGAGGCCCCTGCGCCACCTCCGGCGGGAGAGCAGCCCGCGCCGCCGGCCGGGGAGCCTGTCCCGGCACCCCAACCGCGGCCCTACCCGCTGGACCCGGCACCGACTCCGGGTGAACCGACTCCGGCCCCGGCCCCGGGTGAGCCCGGCCCGGCGCCTGCACCCGGCTCCGCTCCGGCTCCGGCGCCCACGCCCAAGCCCGGTGACGCCAAGGCAGCAATGGCGCAGCGCATTTCCGACGAGAAGGAACTGCGGCAGAGCAACAACCCGTCGATCCAGATCCTGGCGCTGCAGTACCAAGCCACCCGGTGCGGTGAAGAAGATGTCCTCGCCGGCAACGACGATCCGAATCTGCCCTTGATCACCTGCTCGCAAGACGGGCAGACGGTGTACTTGCTCAGCAAGTCGATCATGAGCGGTGAAGAGATCGAGAACGCCACCTCCGGCCTGAACCAGCAGCAGGGCCAGTACGTCGTCGACGTGACCTTCAAGAGTGGGGGAGCCAAGACCTGGGCCGACTTCACGGCGGCGAACGTGGGCACACAGACGGCCTTCACCCTCGACTCGCAGGTGGTCAGCGCCCCCGAGATCCGGGAAGCCATTCCCGGTGGCAACACCCAGATCACCGGCCAGTTCAACGCGGACACGGCCAAGGAACTGGCCAACGTCCTCAAGTACGGGTCGCTGCCGCTGTCGTTCGAGTCGTCGGAAGCCGAGACCGTTTCGGCGACCCTTGGTCTGTCCTCGATGCGGGCCGGTCTGATCGCAGGCGCAGTGGGTCTGGCGGCGGTGCTGCTGTACTCGCTGCTGTACTACCGGGTGCTCGGTCTGTTGGTGGCCCTGTCGCTGGTCGCTGCCGGCGCAATGGTTTTCGCCATCCTGGTGCTGCTCGGCAGATACATCGGCTACACGCTGGACCTGGCCGGTATCGCCGGTCTGATCATCGGTATAGGCACCACCGCGGACTCCTTCGTGGTGTTCTTCGAGCGAATAAAGGACGAGATCCGCGAGGGCCGGTCCTTCCGGTCGGCGGTACCTCGAGGCTGGGCGCGCGCCCGCAAGACGATCGTGTCCGGCAACGCCGTGACCTTCTTGGCCGCCGCGGTGCTGTACTTCCTGGCGATCGGTCAGGTCAAGGGCTTCGCGTTCACACTGGGGTTGACCACGATCCTGGACATCGTGGTGGTGTTCCTGGTGACCTGGCCTCTGGTGTACCTGGCGTCCAAGTCCCCGATGATGGCAAAACCTGCCCTCAACGGTCTCGGTGCGGTGCAGCAGATCGCGCGGGAACGCCGGGAGGCTTCGCATGCGACCGCGGGACGGGGATA from Mycobacterium sp. DL440 includes the following:
- the car gene encoding carboxylic acid reductase, whose protein sequence is MSFDTRDEQLAIRIADLTATDPQFAAAIPSDTVTAAVDVPGLLLPEIVQTLLQGYAERPALGERAQEFVTDPTTGRTTARLLPRFDTISYGQLWDQVRAVAAALHASGVAAGDRVAILGFTSADYTVIDTALGQIGAVSVPLQTSSSPDALAPIVTETEPRVIAASVDHLADAVELALTSHTPARVVAFDHHAEIDDHRDAVASAAERLAGTGVAVETLADLLARGSELPSPEAPKADGTDPLALLIYTSGSTGAPKGAMYLQSSVGKFWRRNSKAWLGPVSSAINLSFMPMSHVMGRGILYASLAAGGTCYFAARSDLSTLLEDLALVRPTELNFVPRVWEMIHSEFQSRVDHRLVEADQDRDAVEADVLTEVRDEVLGGRFVAAMTGSAPISADLKAWTQDMLGIHLLEGYGSTEAGMALFDGVVQRPPVIDYKLVDVPDLGYFGTDQPHPRGELLIKTENLFPGYYKRPEVTASVFDEDGYYRTGDVVAEIGPNQLRYVDRRNNVLKLAQGEFVTLAKLEAVFGNSPLVQQIYVYGNSAQPYLLAVVVPTDLTVSKEAINESLQEVARDADLQSYEIPRDFLVETTPFTLENGLLTGIRKLAWPKLKAHYGDRLEQLYADLAETQANELRALRSGAADAPVVETVSRAAGALLGAAAPDLEPDAHFTDLGGDSLSALTFGNLLREIFDVDVPVGVIVSPATDLAGIAEYIETQRNGSHRPTYASVHGRHAAEVSASDLTLDKFLDAATLAAAPGLPKAPAEVRTVLLTGATGFLGRYLALEWLERMDLVDGKVIALVRAKSDAEARARLDATFDSGDAKLLAHYQDLAADHLEVIAGDKGEENLGLDQQTWQRLADDVDLIVDPAALVNHVLPYSELFGPNALGTAELIRIALTTKIKPYTYVSTIGVGDQIEPGKFVEDVDVRQMSAVRKVNDGYANGYGNSKWAGEVLLREANDLCGLPVAVFRCDMILADTTYSGQLNLPDMFTRMMFSLVASGIAPGSFYELDAAGNRQRSHYDGLPVEFIAESISTLGGQSVESFETYHVMNPYDDGLGMDEFTDWLIEAGYAIERIADYGQWIQRFESTLRALPDRQRQASLLPLLHNYQKPERPMLGALAPTDHFRAAVQEAKIGPDKDIPHVSPAVIVKYITNLQQLGLL
- the gabT gene encoding 4-aminobutyrate--2-oxoglutarate transaminase, whose product is MSHPEQSRHLATAIPGPKSQALIGRKTAAVARGVGNTMPVYAARAGGGIVEDVDGNRLIDLGSGIAVTTIGNSSLRVVEAVAAQAGEFTHTCFMVTPYEQYVAVCEHLNRLTPVRGETRSALFNSGSEAVENAVKIARSYTHKSAVVAFDHAYHGRTNLTMALTAKSMPYKHGFGPFAPEIYRAPLSYPFRDAEFGKELATDGALAAKRAIDVMDKQIGADNLAAVIIEPIQGEGGFIVPADGFLPALLGWCRDNNVVFIADEVQTGFARTGAMFACEHEGIDPDLIVTAKGIADGLPLSGVTGRAEIMDSPHVSGLGGTYGGNPIACAAALATIETIEADGLVARAQHIELLMKDRLGRLQAEDDRIGDVRGRGAMIAVELVKAGTTTPDPDLTKALCAGAHAAGVIVLSCGTYGNVLRFLPPLTISDELLVEGLDVLELILRDL
- the yajC gene encoding preprotein translocase subunit YajC produces the protein MDLVIFLPLLIVMGAFMFFASRRQKKAMQATIDLHESLQIGDRVHTTSGLLATITGITDDNVDLEIAPGVVTTWMKLAVRDRIEVDTDEDTDPEVSAAATELTESTGVTDTDSLKKD
- the secD gene encoding protein translocase subunit SecD; translation: MASSSAPVHPARYLTLFLVLLIGVYLLVFLTGDKQVKPKLGIDLQGGTRVTLTARTPDGSTPTREALNQAQQIISARVDGLGVSGSEVVIDGDNLVITVPGNDGSEARNLGQTARLYIRPVVHAMPAKPPAQQGQQPGAGAPGAPAAPGAPVAPGAPGAPGAVPGLPGAIPGLAPGAPGEAPAPPPAGEQPAPPAGEPVPAPQPRPYPLDPAPTPGEPTPAPAPGEPGPAPAPGSAPAPAPTPKPGDAKAAMAQRISDEKELRQSNNPSIQILALQYQATRCGEEDVLAGNDDPNLPLITCSQDGQTVYLLSKSIMSGEEIENATSGLNQQQGQYVVDVTFKSGGAKTWADFTAANVGTQTAFTLDSQVVSAPEIREAIPGGNTQITGQFNADTAKELANVLKYGSLPLSFESSEAETVSATLGLSSMRAGLIAGAVGLAAVLLYSLLYYRVLGLLVALSLVAAGAMVFAILVLLGRYIGYTLDLAGIAGLIIGIGTTADSFVVFFERIKDEIREGRSFRSAVPRGWARARKTIVSGNAVTFLAAAVLYFLAIGQVKGFAFTLGLTTILDIVVVFLVTWPLVYLASKSPMMAKPALNGLGAVQQIARERREASHATAGRG